The following proteins come from a genomic window of Nicotiana tomentosiformis chromosome 12, ASM39032v3, whole genome shotgun sequence:
- the LOC104088328 gene encoding uncharacterized protein, which yields MTRMNQAAALKKKISNPNKAQSPMKNIDFDFQYQSSSKLAKYFHIKREKFESDRNDKAAIKQALHGVKRKNYMPATSEGQSRPRLTQSNESIQKLGRSRLPVYKSIQSSSREELNTSRNIASKGQIKQMLIQLEEPIQKQGMCKLPVHTSVLQSSSKADRKTSHLIRRIQGEGKKQLDIQEIQNCKKVKTNSVLPPTSVNQFLKKYRIYVGGEKRLDNHPVNEARFMSSLIIDERKIKLDNFAAQDEVGGDEFIRDEDMNIDCAAGGMS from the coding sequence GATGAATCAAGCAGCGGCTCTAAAGAAAAAGATATCAAATCCAAACAAAGCTCAAAGTCCAATGAAGAATATAGATTTTGATTTCCAATACCAATCAAGTTCCAAACTAGCCAAATATTTTCATATTAAGAGAGAAAAGTTTGAAAGTGATCGCAACGATAAAGCTGCTATAAAGCAGGCATTACATggagttaaaagaaagaattataTGCCTGCAACATCAGAAGGACAAAGTAGACCGAGATTAACTCAATCCAATGAGTCAATTCAAAAGTTAGGAAGGAGTAGATTACCGGTGTACAAATCAATCCAATCGTCTTCAAGGGAGGAACTGAACACTTCACGTAATATTGCAAGTAAAGGACAAATTAAACAAATGTTAATTCAATTGGAGGAGCCCATTCAAAAGCAAGGAATGTGTAAATTACCTGTACATACATCCGTGCTCCAATCATCTTCAAAGGCAGATCGTAAGACTTCACATTTGATTAGAAGAATACAAGGTGAAGGAAAGAAACAACTTGATATTCAGGAGATACAAAATTGCAAAAAGGTAAAGACAAACTCAGTCCTACCACCGACGAGTGTTAATCAATTTCTAAAAAAATATAGGATATACGTAGGTGGTGAAAAACGTCTTGATAATCACCCAGTAAATGAAGCCAGATTTATGTCCTCCCTTATTATTGATGAGCGTAAAataaaattggataattttgctGCACAAGATGAAGTTGGTGGCGATGAATTTATTAGAGATGAGGATATGAATATCGATTGTGCTGCAGGTGGTATGTCTTAA